The following are from one region of the Salvelinus alpinus chromosome 16, SLU_Salpinus.1, whole genome shotgun sequence genome:
- the LOC139540920 gene encoding lipoprotein lipase-like — MGKENTFLVTVWIILANICVSFSSTPEQTLFGNSNSTEWLEDYTDIVSKFSLRTAEIPDDDLCYIVPGQPLTIPKCEFDPGYKTFVVIHGWTVTGLFESWVPKLVTALYKREPKANVIVVDWLTRAQQHYLTSAANTKLVGKDVAKFVNWLQKTLDYPWEKIHLLGYSLGAHVAGIAGLLTNHKVSRITGLDPAGPTFEFADAQSTLSPDDALFVDVLHTNTRGSPDRSIGIQRPVGHVDIYPNGGTFQPGCDLQNTMMMIATTGIRNMDQLVKCSHERSIHLFIDSLVNAAEHQTMAYRCSSKEAFMKGMCLNCRKNRCNKVGYGINKVRLPRSTKMYLKTREMMPFKLFHYQVKVHFFSSEKLAYTEQPMKISLYGTHDEKTDIPYTMPFLNTNSTVSFLLTTDVDVGELLMVKLRWEKDAYFSWSDIWGNKNFHIRKIRVKAGETQSRVIFSAKDGEFAYLIRGKDDVVFVKSKEDNMSRKEKKMHRLKMQGSHFKNNIA, encoded by the exons ATGGGAAAAGAAAATACCTTTTTGGTCACCGTTTGGATAATTCTGGCAAATATCTGTGTATCTTTTTCAAGTACACCAGAACAAACACTTTTTG GTAACAGCAACTCTACTGAATGGCTTGAGGACTACACAGACATTGTATCCAAGTTCTCCCTGAGAACTGCTGAGATACCGGATGATGACTTGTGCTACATCGTTCCCGGCCAGCCCTTAACCATCCCAAAGTGTGAATTCGACCCTGGGTATAAGACGTTCGTGGTCATTCATGGATGGACG GTTACGGGGCTGTTTGAGAGCTGGGTCCCTAAGCTGGTGACAGCGCTGTACAAGAGGGAGCCCAAGGCCAACGTGATTGTGGTGGACTGGCTGACACGGGCGCAGCAGCACTACCTCACCTCCGCTGCCAACACCAAGCTGGTGGGCAAAGACGTGGCCAAGTTTGTTAATTGGCTGCAG AAAACACTAGACTACCCCTGGGAGAAGATACATCTGCTGGGATACAGTCTGGGTGCTCATGTAGCCGGCATCGCTGGTCTCCTCACCAACCACAAAGTCAGCAGGATCACAG GTTTGGACCCGGCCGGCCCAACCTTTGAGTTTGCTGACGCCCAGAGCACCCTGTCCCCTGACGATGCTCTCTTCGTGGACGTCCTGCACACCAACACCCGGGGCTCCCCAGACCGCAGCATCGGCATCCAGAGACCCGTGGGCCACGTGGACATCTACCCCAACGGAGGAACCTTCCAGCCAGGCTGTGACCTGCAGAACACCATGATGATGATCGCCACCACCGGCATCCGTA ATATGGACCAGCTTGTGAAGTGTTCCCATGAGCGCTCCATCCACCTGTTTATCGACTCGCTGGTGAACGCAGCAGAGCATCAGACCATGGCCTACCGCTGCAGCTCCAAGGAGGCCTTCATGAAGGGCATGTGTCTCAACTGCCGCAAGAACCGCTGCAACAAGGTGGGCTACGGCATCAACAAGGTCCGCCTGCCCCGGAGCACCAAGATGTACCTCAAGACCCGCGAGATGATGCCCTTCAAAC TTTTCCATTACCAAGTGAAGGTGCATTTCTTCAGCAGTGAGAAACTGGCCTACACTGAGCAGCCCATGAAAATCTCTCTGTACGGAACCCATGATGAGAAGACTGACATACCTTACACCAT GCCCTTCCTGAACACCAACAGCACTGTGTCATTCCTGCTGACCACCGACGTGGACGTCGGGGAGCTGCTTATGGTCAAGCTGCGCTGGGAGAAAGATGCCTATTTCAGCTGGTCTGACATTTGGGGCAACAAAAACTTCCACATCCGCAAAATACGTGTCAAGGCCGGGGAGACTCAATCCAG GGTCATCTTCAGCGCTAAAGATGGAGAGTTTGCCTACCTCATCAGAGGAAAAGACGACGTAGTCTTTGTCAAATCAAAAGAGGACAACATGAGCCGGAAAGAGAAAAA GATGCACAGACTCAAGATGCAGGGAAGCCACTTCAAGAATAACATTGCATGA
- the LOC139540918 gene encoding lipoprotein lipase: MKGLQVHCLYFLVLNAVFYVASLEEGDSISTLDNFMDNFKDLIRNNDATPHAYTKFSLRKPLMPEDDICYIIPGNPESLKECTFNSTSKTFLVIHGWTVSGLFESWVAKLVSALYKREQEANVIVVDWLYTAQNHYPVAAQNTKMVGQEIARFIDWLEEATNIPLENLHLIGYSLGAHVAGFAGSHASNKVGRITGLDPAGPDFEGEHAHRRLSPDDAHFVDVLHTFTRGSLGLSIGIQQPVGHVDIYPNGGSFQPGCNLQSPLETISKLGLFAINDVPRCSHERSIHLFIDSLVNEQEASMAYRCGSDDMFDRGMCLSCRKNHCNTVGYDISKVRKTRSVKLYTKTRASMPFRVYHYQVKIHFSSKVNRSEMEPSLTVSLIGTKGEVEDLKLTLKEKITTNKTHSFLLVAEKDIGDLLMVKFKWEESTSWSASFKLNMVSSWWSGDSAESEVEVHKIRIRVGETQKKMVFCIKDPHALSLQQEVTFVKCKDEWRKTSKRVNLGNH; the protein is encoded by the exons ATGAAAGGGTTGCAAGTGCATTGTCTTTACTTTCTTGTGTTAAATGCAGTATTTTATGTGGCGTCTTTGGAAGAGGGGGACTCAATTTCTACACTTG ATAATTTCATGGACAACTTCAAGGACTTGATCCGAAACAACGATGCCACCCCTCATGCCTACACCAAATTCTCCCTCCGGAAGCCTCTGATGCCGGAAGATGACATCTGCTACATCATCCCCGGCAACCCGGAATCTCTCAAAGAATGCACTTTCAACAGCACATCCAAAACCTTCCTGGTGATCCACGGCTGGACA GTGAGCGGCTTGTTTGAGAGCTGGGTGGCCAAGCTGGTTTCGGCGCTGTACAAGAGAGAGCAGGAAGCCAATGTGATCGTGGTGGACTGGCTGTACACAGCCCAGAACCACTATCCAGTAGCTGCCCAGAACACCAAGATGGTGGGACAGGAGATTGCTCGCTTCATTGACTGGCTGGAG GAGGCAACAAACATCCCTCTTGAAAACCTCCATCTCATTGGCTACAGTCTGGGTGCTCATGTTGCAGGATTTGCTGGGAGCCACGCCTCCAATAAAGTGGGCAGAATAACTG GTCTTGACCCAGCTGGTCCAGACTTCGAGGGGGAGCACGCTCACCGCCGCCTGTCCCCAGATGATGCCCACTTTGTGGATGTTCTACACACGTTCACGCGGGGCTCTCTGGGCTTAAGCATTGGCATCCAGCAGCCTGTAGGCCATGTGGACATCTACCCCAATGGAGGCAGCTTCCAGCCAGGCTGCAATCTGCAAAGCCCTCTGGAAACAATATCCAAACTTGGCCTCTTTG CTATCAATGATGTTCCCAGGTGTTCCCACGAGCGCTCCATCCACCTGTTCATCGACTCCCTGGTCAATGAGCAGGAGGCCAGCATGGCGTACCGCTGCGGGAGCGACGATATGTTCGACCGCGGAATGTGCCTCAGCTGCCGCAAGAACCACTGTAACACCGTGGGCTACGATATCAGCAAGGTTCGCAAGACACGTAGCGTCAAACTGTACACCAAGACCAGGGCCTCCATGCCGTTCAGAGTCTATCACTACCAGGTGAAGATCCACTTCTCCAGCAAGGTGAACAGGTCTGAGATGGAGCCTTCACTGACAGTCTCCCTGATTGGAACCAAAGGAGAGGTTGAAGACCTCAAACTGACACT AAAGGAGAAGATAACAACCAATAAGACCCATTCCTTCCTGCTGGTAGCGGAGAAAGACATTGGTGACCTCCTGATGGTGAAGTTTAAGTGGGAGGAGTCTACTAGCTGGTCTGCCTCGTTCAAGCTCAACATGGTGTCTTCCTGGTGGTCAGGTGACTCTGCAGAGTCTGAAGTGGAGGTCCACAAAATACGCATCAGAGTCGGGGAGACGCAAAAAAA GATGGTGTTCTGCATTAAAGATCCTCATGCTCTGAGCTTACAACAGGAAGTTACGTTTGTAAAATGCAAGGACGAATGGAGGAAAACTTCAAAAAG AGTGAACCTGGGGAACCACTGA